From Sporosarcina sp. Te-1, the proteins below share one genomic window:
- the hpt gene encoding hypoxanthine phosphoribosyltransferase, with translation MLEKDIEEVLITEEQLQEKIAELGAVLSEEYKDKFPLAIGVLKGALPFMSDLIKRIDAYIELDFMDVSSYGNATVSSGEVKIVKDLNTSVEGRDVLIIEDIIDSGKTLNYLVDLFKYRKAKSIKIVTLLDKPTGRKVDLSADHVGFLVPDAFVVGYGLDYAEKYRNLPYIGVLKKEIYSF, from the coding sequence ATGTTAGAGAAAGATATCGAAGAGGTATTAATTACAGAAGAACAACTTCAAGAAAAAATAGCGGAGCTTGGAGCTGTCCTGTCAGAGGAGTATAAGGATAAATTCCCGCTAGCCATCGGAGTCCTCAAAGGCGCTCTACCATTCATGAGCGACTTGATCAAAAGAATCGATGCATACATAGAATTGGATTTCATGGATGTATCCAGCTATGGGAACGCGACAGTTTCTTCGGGTGAAGTGAAAATTGTCAAAGATTTGAATACGAGCGTCGAAGGAAGGGACGTCTTGATCATCGAAGACATCATCGACAGCGGAAAGACATTGAATTACCTTGTCGATCTGTTCAAATACCGCAAAGCGAAATCCATTAAAATCGTCACGTTGCTTGATAAGCCGACCGGCCGGAAAGTGGACTTGAGTGCTGACCATGTCGGATTTCTCGTTCCGGATGCGTTCGTCGTTGGATACGGACTGGACTATGCAGAAAAATATCGCAACTTGCCTTATATCGGTGTTCTGAAAAAGGAAATCTACTCTTTTTGA